CACCAGGGCCACACCCAGCCGGCGCTCCATCGAACGGATCCGGCTGCTCGCGGCCGGCTGTGTGATCCCGAGCTCGCGCGCCGCGCGCCCCAGGCTGCCGTGCCGGGCGACGGCGAGCAGCAGCTCCAGCGCGCCCAGGTCCGGCACCCGGTGCGCCAACGGCACCCGCTCTTCATCCTCGTCGCTCATAAATCCAGCTTATGGGCTCATAGGGGAGAGATCCCTGGTGGGGAACCGCACCCCGGATGACAGTGGGGACATGGTCATCGCCGTGCAGCCCCGTACCCACGCCGCCGCCTCCGTCCTCGCGGCCGTACGCCTGCCGTCGCTCCGCCACTTCGGCCCCAACTGGTACGCGACCGTCATGGGCACCGCCATCGTCGCGAACGCCGGTGCCGCCCTGCCCGTCGACATCCCCGGCCTGCGGACGGCCCGCACCGCGGTGTGGGCGCTGTCCGCCGTACTGCTGGCCGTCGTCCTGGCCGCCCGCGCCGCGCACTGGGCCCACCACCGCGACCAGGCCCGCGCGCACCTCCTCGACCCGGCGGTCGCGCCCTTCTACGGCTGTCTGTCGATGGCGCTGCTGGCCGTCGGCATCGGCACCCTGACCGTGGGCGAAGGCGTGATCGGCGAACCCGCGGCCGTGGCGACGGCGGCCACGCTCTTCGGCGCCGGCACCCTCACAGGGCTCGCCGCCGCCGTGGTCGTCCCGTATCTGATGGTCGTACGCCACAAGGTCGCGCCCGGCACGGCCTCTCCCGTGTGGCTGCTGCCCGTCGTCGCCCCGATGGTCTCCGCGTCCTTCGGCCCTCTCCTGGTCCCCCATCTGCCTGCCGGGCAGTGGCGGGAGGCGATGCTGCTGGGGAGCTACGCGATGTTCGGGGTCAGCCTGCTGGCCTCGCTGCTCATCCTGCCGATGGTCTTCGCCCGGCTGGTCCACCACGGCCCGCTGCCCCTCGCGCTGACCCCCACCCTCTTCCTGGTGCTCGGCCCGCTCGGCCAGTCGACCACCGCGCTCAGCAAGCTGGCGGACGTGGCGCCGGGCGCGATCCGGGCACCGTATGCCGAAGGGCTCGCCGCCTTCGCCGTGATCTACGGCGTCCCCGTGATGGGCTTCGCCCTGATGTGGCTGGCGCTTGCCGGTGCGATGGTCGTGCGGGCCGCGCGCGGCGGCATGCCGTTCGCGCTGACCTGGTGGGCCTTCACCTTCCCCGTCGGCACCTGCGTGACCGGCGCGGAGGGCCTGGCGCGCCACACCGGCCTGGTGGCCCTCGAATGGCTCGCGGTCGGCCTGTACGCGTTCCTCGTCGCCGCATGGGCGGTGACCGGCGTCCGTACGTTGTGCGGCCTGTTCGGCGGAGCGCTGCTCGCAGCGCCTGTGAAGAATGGCTCGACGGGTGTGGGCGCGCACCGATGCCGGTGCGCGCCCACATCATGATTCACGGCCCACATCATGATTCAGGTGACAGCCGTCAGAAAGACGGCCGCCGTCAGAAGGACGTGAGTCTGAGCAGGCGCTCCTTGGTTCCGTCACCGTCCTGGGACGGCCATGTCCAGTCGAAGCTGCCGGCAGCCTGCAGAGCCGCCTTGACGGTCTGGGGCGATGCGCCGGGGTGGGTGGCCCGGTACAGGGCTGCGCCGCCCGCGACGTGGGGCGCGGCCATCGAGGTGCCGGACATCGTGGTGTAGCCGCCGCTGCTGGAGGTGGAGCGGATGCACACGCCCGGCGCGATCAGGTCGACATCGGGGCCGTAGTTGGAGAAGTTGGCGAAGGTGTCGTCCACGTCGCTGCGGCACGTCGCCCCGGCGAGGCCGCCCGGCTTGCCGTCGAAGTCGGCCAGGGCACTGACGGTGATCACTTCGTCGTATGCGGCGGGAACCATGTTCGCGGCGTCGGAGTGGTCGTTGCCGGCCGCCACCGCGTATGTGACGCCCTGAGCGACGGAATTGCAGATCGCCTGGTGCATGGCGTCGTTGTTGGTCTTGCCGCAGTTGCCGTCGTCGGTGCCCGATCCGCCCAGGCTCATGTTGGCGACGTCGATCTCGTCGGCGTGCTCGGTGACGTGGTCGATGCCGCAGATGACGTTCGAGGTGCTGCCGCTGCCGAGGGGGCTGAGCACCTGCACCGGCCAGAGCCGGACACCCGGTGCCGTACCGACCACGCCGGTGCCGTTGTCCAGGGCGCCGATGGTTCCGGCGACATGCGTGCCATGGCCGTGGAAGTCGGAGGGGGGCAGCAAGGACAGCCAGCAGTTCTTGCCACCGGCCCGGTACACATTCAGGTCGGGGTGGTTCGGGGCGATTCCGGTGTCGATGACCGCGACGTCGGCGTTCACCCGGGTGTCGACACCGTCGATGGCCGCGGTGGGGCTCTTGTCGGCCTCCGCCCGGTCCACTCCGGTCGGGGTCGACTGGGCGGTGGCATGCACCAGCCGGTCGGGCTCCACCGAACGCACCCGGGGGTCGTCGGCGAGCGTGGCTGCGACGCTCGGGCTCATGGACGCCGAGTAGCCGTGAAGGGCGTAGCGGTACACGTGCTGCACCCTGGCACCCAGGGTGGAGGCCTGCTCGACAGCCGTGTCCACAGCCTCGTTCATCTCGGCACCGTCGGGGGCGGCTGTGTCCTTGAGGGTCACGATGTACCGGCCGGGGATCTGGTCGGATTGTGCGGACGCCTTCGCCACCGCGGGGGTCGGTGATGCGGCCGTCTGGGCCACCGCGGGGGTCGGCGATGCGGCCGCAAGCACGAGCGCAAGGAGGGCGATACCGAAAGTTTTAGGCATCCCGGACCTTTCTTGAGGGCATGTGAGAGCCGAGACTCAACCCGGTGTTTCTGGGGAGCTCATGGCATGTCTGCTTCGCTACCGCGCTCACAGCTAGCAGGTTTGCGGCGGTGCGGCAGCCCGACATCCGGCGGTCACCGGATTCTCTGACTGCCTGTCAACCATGTGGTCCCTTCCGGTCCTCGCCACTACGACGGTCGGCCGGACCGGCCTCGGCCGGTGGCGCGGGCGGGTTTCAGCCCAGCTGCCGGGTCGCCCGTCGCAGCGCCACGCCGAGCACCGAGGGCGCCTCGGCCAGCGACGGCCCGTACCAGGTCAGGTGCCGGCCACTGACCAGCGCGGCCGGCAGCGCCGGAAAGGCCTCCGGCCCGTCGTTCGCCGCGAAGCGGTACGGCTCGTCGGGCAGCACCGCCAACTGGGCGCCGCAGTCCCGCAGTTCTTCCAGAGAGATACGCGGATAACGCTCGGCGTGACCCGCGTACACATTGCCCACACCGAGCCGGCCGAGCAGATCACCTGCGAAGGTGTCACGGCCGAGCACCATCCACGGCCGCCGCCAGACGGGCACGATCGCGCGCCACTCGCCCAGCGGTACGGCAGAAGCCCACGCCGCCTCCGCCTCGTCCAGCCAGCGCGGCCGCGTAAGCCCGCACCCGGCCACGAGCACCCGCTCCAGCTCGGCGAACGCCTGCCCCAGATCGCGCACTTCGGTGACGAGCACCTCGATGCCCGCCTCCCGCAGGGCGGCCAGATCCGGCTCCCGGTTCTCCTCCTCGTTCGCGATGACGAGATCGGGGCGCAACCGGAGCACCGCCGCCGCATCCGGGTTCTTGGTGCCCCCGATCCGTACGACTTCGAGGTCCGCCGGATGGCTGCACCAGTCGGTGGCGCCGACCAGCAGCCCGGGGGCACTCACGGCCACGGCCTCGGTCAGCGAGGGCACCAGGGAGACGACCCGCATGACGGCTCCCTACGCCTCCGGCGTCTCGATGTGGTCGGAGACCGTGACGACGATGATCCGGGTGTCGGGCGCGGTCGCGCGCCACCGGTGCCGTACACCACCGGAAAGGAAGAGGGTGTCGCCCCGCGCCAGCCGGTAGGCGCGTCCCTCCGCCTCGACCTCCGCCGCACCGTCGGCGACGTACATCAGCTCGTCGTTGCGGTGCTCGAACTCGCGGCCCGCGTCCTGCTCCCCGGTGAATTCGAGGGCCTGCAGCTGATGCTGCCCCCGCACGAGCCGGCGGGCCCTGGCGGTGGGCGGCAGCGCACCGCCGTGCGGGGCGCGGACGAGCCTGACGGTGCGGGCGGCGTCGGAGGCGGCGAGCAGACGGCCGGTCGTGGTCTCCAGCGCGTCGGCGACCCGATGGAGCGAGCGCATGCTGGGGCGGGCCCGCTCGTTCTCGATCTGGCTGAGGAAGGGGACGGAGAGGCCGCTGCGCTCGGCGACCGTGGCCAGCGTGAGATCCAGGACTCTGCGCCGTCTGCGGACGGCCGCGCCCACCCGAAGGGGTGCCGACTCCTTCGGGTCCTTGGCGTCCTTCGCTGCCATCGCCGGGCTCCCCTTCCTGGTCCTGTCTCACCTTACGCAGCTTCCTGCCGCCGGTGTTCAGTGAGCAGGCCCGGCGGCCACTGTGCGTACTCGGGGGGACACGGTCCGCAGCGCCGGTCGCGAGCGCAGACAGAAAGGGGTGGGCCTCGCCTGGGGTGCGGCATCATCAGGGTTGTGACGCGACGCCTGATGCTCCTCGACACCGCTTCCCTGTACTTCCGGGCCTATTTCGGGGTCCCCGATTCGGTACGGGCCCCCGACGGCACCCCGGTCAACGCCGTGCGCGGGCTGCTCGACTTCATCACCCGGCTGGTGCAGGACCACCACCCCGACGACCTGGTGGCCTGCTGGGACAACGACTGGCGGCCGCAGTGGCGGGTCGACCTGATCCCCTCGTACAAGGCGCATCGCGTCGCGGTGGAGACGGAGCTGGGGCCCGACGAGGAGGAGATCCCGGACACCCTCTCCCCCCAGGTCCCGGTGATCATGGACGTGCTCGAAGCGCTCGGCATCGCCCGTGTCGGCGCGGACGGGTACGAGGCGGACGATGTGATCGGCACCCTCACCGGGCGCGCCACCGGTCCGGTCGACATCGTCACCGGCGACCGCGACCTCTTCCAGCTCGTCGATGACGCCCGCGGCCGGCGGGTGCTCTATCCGCTGAAGGGCGTCGGGACGCTGCAGGTCACCGACGAGGCGTGGCTGCGCGAGAAGTACGGCGTCGACGGCCCGGGCTACATCGATCTGGCGCTGCTGCGCGGCGACCCGAGCGACGGGCTGCCGGGCGTGGCCGGGATCGGCGAGAAGACCGCGGCCAAGCTGCTGGACTCCTTCGGCGATCTGGGCGGGATCATGGCCGCCGTCGACGATCCGCGCGCCAAGCTGACGCCCTCGCAGCGCAAGCGGCTGGACGAGGCGCGGGACTATGTCGCGGTCGCGCCCAAGGTCGTCCGGGTCGCCGCGGACGTACCGCTGCCCGACTTCGACCCGGCGCTGCCCTCCGAGCCGCGCGATCCGGCGACGCTCGAGGAGCTCGCGTCCCAGTGGGGCCTCGGCGGCGCGCTGCAGCGGCTTCTGTCCACACTTCAGGGCTGAGGTGTTAACTTAGGCAAGCCTAAGTAATGCACGAGTTCAGGGGAGACCGCTGTGGCAGAACGACCGGCCCGCAAGGCAGCGAAGGCAGTCAAGGTCCGCGAGACGCGGGTGGTGCGCACCGAGCAGCTCACTCCGCACATGGTGCGGGTCGTCCTGGGCGGTGAGGGGCTCGCCGGGTTCGCCGTCGACGAGTTCACCGACTACTACATCAAACTGCTGTTCGCGCCCGAGGGCGTGACGTATCCGGAGCCGTTCGACGTGGACCGCATCCGCGAGGAGTTCCCGCGCGAGCAGTGGCCCGCCAACCGCACCTACACGGTACGGAGCTGGGACCCGGTCCAGCGTGAGCTGACGGTCGATTTCGTGGTGCACGGCGACGAGGGCCTGGCGGGCCCGTGGGCGGCGAAGGCCCAGGTGGGCGAGACGATGTACATTCTGGGCCCCGGCGGCGGCTACGCGCCGGATCCGTCGGCGGACTGGCACCTGCTGGTGGGTGACGAGAGCGCGCTGCCCGCGATCGCCGCGTCCCTGGAGCGGATGCCGGCGGGCGCGGTCGTGCATGCCCTTGTCGAGGTCGACGGACCCGACGAGGAGCAGAAGATCGTCACGCCCGACGGGATCGAGATCAACTGGCTGCACCGCGGGAGCCGGCCGGCCGGCGAGGAACTGGTCGCCGCGGTGACCGCGCTGGACTTCCCGGCGGGCAGCGTGTGCGCCTTCGTGCACGGCGAGGCCGGGTTCGTACGGGAGTTGCGCCGCCATCTGCGTCTGGACCGGCAGGTCCCGCCCGAGCAGCTGTCGATCTCGGGCTACTGGCGCCAGGGCAAGACCGACGAGGCGTGGCGCGCGGTGAAGCGCGAGTGGAACGAGCAGGTGGAGCGCGAGACGGAGAAGCCCTCGGCCGCCTGACACCGACGGCACCCCCCGGCCCCGGCCCCGGCCCCCGGGTGCGATGCCGCCGGGAGCTCGGCCGTGCCCGGGAGCACGGTCACGCTCACCGGGCGGTCTTGTCGCCCCCGAACGCGCGGGCCGAGCCGTCGATATGGGCCAGCCGTCGCAGTGAGACGAACACCGCGTCGCCCAGCACCGTGCCGATCACCACGCTCTCCACGAGGTCGTCCAGGCCCGCCCGGCGCCCGACATACGCGAGGTCCACGCGGGCGACCTGTTCCGCCGCGGCCGCGTAGTCGTCGAGCACCTCGGCGGCGAACGCCGCGTGGCCGACCCGGCCCAGCGCGACCAGCGCGCCCGCGAGTGCCTCCGCGGCCGGGGCCTCACTGTCGACCCGCCAGCCGCACCGCTTGACCAGCGCCCGCACATCTTCGCGCGCCGCCTCCAGTTCCCCGTCCGGCGCACCACCGGGATACCTGGGGACGATCGGGCTCGTGGCCTCGCCGAGTACGTCGTGCACGGTCCTGCCGGGGTCGTCGACCGCCGCGAGGATCTCCGCGATGGCCGCCACTTTCAGCCCGCCCACATCGAGCAGCGCGCGGATCAGCCGCAGTCTGCGCTCGTGCGCGTCGTCGTAACTCGCCTGGTTCGGGCTGGTCAGCTGCCCGGCCGGGAGCATTCCCTCCCGTACGTAGTACTTGATCGTCGGCACCGGAACCCCGGTTCTGCGACTCAACTCTCCGATGCGCACCGCGTGTTCACCTCTCCGCTCTTGCCGGCCACGAGCCCCATCATAGATAGCCTCACTATCGGATAACAGATAGTGTCGCTATCTATTCTGCAGTCACAACACACTCACCGGGGGGCAGCCATGGCTTCGTTCGTGAGGGTTCTGGACCGGCTTCTGGTACGGACTCCGGCCGTTCGCCCTGCCGCTGCACATCGGTGACGTGGAACCGTCTGCGAACCGGAACCAATCCGCGGCCCCACCGGCTCCGAATGCCTGGTGAAATCTGTCCGGACGAGATGCCCGCACAGTGAGAGGTAAGCCGCGTGAAGGAAGCAGTACATATCGGAGGCCCCGCCCCGGCGGGGCCCGATCTCCAGCAACTCCTCGGCCTGGTGGCCAGGGGTGACCAGGAGGCCTTCTCCCGTGTGTACGACTCGGTCTGCGGGCCGGTGCTCGGGCTGGTGCGCGCCGTACTGCGCGACCCCGCCCAGTCGGAGGAGGTGACCCAGGAAGTGCTGATCGAGGTCTGGCGTACGGCGGCTCGCTTCCAGCCGTCCCGCGGCTCGGCGATGACCTGGATACTCACGCTCGCCCACCGGCGGGCCGTGGACCGGGTGCGGTCGGCCCAGTCCGCCACCGACCGCGAGCGGCGAGCGGCACTCCTCGAGCAGACCCCCGCCTACGACGAGGTCATCGAGCAGGTCGAGGCCCGTCTCGAACGCGAGCAGGTGCGGCGCTGTCTGCGCTCCCTGACCGAGCTCCAGCGGCAGTCGGTGACGCTCGCGTACTACCGGGGGCTCGCCTACCGGGAAGTGGCCGAACTGCTCTCCGTGCCGCTGGGCACGGTCAAGACGAGACTGCGCGACGGGCTCATCCGGCTGCGCGACTGCCTGGGGGTGACCGTATGAGCAGCACCGCTGATCTGCACACGCTGACCGGCGCCTATGTGCTGCACGCACTGGCGCCCGACGAGCGTGCCGAATTCGAGCGGCATCTGCAGATGTGCCCCGCCTGCACCCAGGAGGTGCGCGAACTGGCCGAAACCGTGGGCCGGTTGGGGCTCGCGGTGGCCGTTGCTCCGCCGCCCGCGCTCAAGCAGCGCGTGATGCGTCAGGTGTCCACCGAGCGCCAGGATCCGCCGCGGGTCTCGCGACGGGCCCGCCCCGGCCGAGCGCTGTCGCGCTTCGCGCTGGCAGCCTGTCTCGCCGCTGCCGCCGGCCTCGGCGGGGTGGCCGTCTGGCAGTACCAGGAGGTCCAGGACGCACGCCAGGAGGCGCAGCGCTCGCAGCGCCAGGCCGAGGAGCTGGCCTCGGTGCTCGCGGCGCCGGACGCCAGGGTGACCACCGGGAAGCTGACGGACGGTGCGACCGGCACCGTGGTCGTGTCGCGCGCCAGGAACAAGGCCGCGTTCCTCGCCTCCGGGATGCCGAAGCCGCCGCAGGGCAAGGTCTACCAACTCTGGTTCAGCGACGGCGGAAAGATGCGGCCGGCCGGTCTGATGGACCCGGCGGCCGCCACCAGCGCCGTGCTGATGAACGGGCCGGTGGGCGCGGCCGTGGCCATGGGCATCACGGTCGAACCGGCGGGCGGCTCCCCCGAGCCGACCTCGGACCCGCTTGCCCTGCTGAACTTCCCCGCCTGAGGAGCTGTCCCGCCTGAAGATCGGTCCCCTCATGAAGATCGATCCCGCTTGAAGTGTCCGGTGTGAGGGGCTGTCCCGTATGAGGGACCGTCCCGCCCGAGGGAAGGACGGCGCATGAGTGTCGCGGTCATGCTCTTCACCTCCGATCTGCGGCTGCACGACCAGCCGGCGCTGCGTGCGGCAGTGCGCGGCGCCGACGCGGTGGTGCCGCTGTTCGTACTGGATCCGGGCATACGGAGAGCGGGCTTCGACGCGCCCAACCGCCGCGCCTTCCTGGCCGACTGCCTGGCCTCGCTCGATGCCGGGCTGCACGAACGCGGCGGGCGGCTCGTCGTCCGTATCGGCGGTGTCGTCGAGCAGGTCTGCCGGGTGGTCGTCGAGAGCGGCGCCCGCTCGGTGCATATCGCGGCCGGGTTCAGCGCCTACGCCGTACGCAGGGAGGAGCGGCTGCGCGAGGCGCTGACGGCGCTCCGGTGCGTCCTGCACGTCCATGACGGGGTGAGCACCGCGCTGCCGCCGGGGCAGGTCGCCCCCGCCGACCGCGACCACTTCGCGGTGTTCGCCACGTATTTCACCAGCTGGCAGGCGGCCGGGCTGCGCGAGACCGTGGCGGCGCCGGACTCGGTACCGGTCCCCGAGCTCGCCGGGCATCCGCTGCCCAAGCGCACCGCGGTGACCGGGGTGTCTCCCGGGCTCGCCAAGGGCGGGGAGCGGGAGGGCCGGCGGCGGCTGAGCGCGTGGCTCGCCGACGGGAGCGCGGGCATCGGGGCGTACGAGGAGCGGCCGAAGGATCTGGCGGGCGACGCTTCCTCCCGGCTCTCCCCGCATCTGCACTTCGGCACGCTGTCGGCCACCGAACTCGTCCACCGGGCGCGCCGCGAGGGCGGACCCGCCGCCGACGCCTTCGTACGGCAGCTGGCCTGGCGGGACTTCCACCACCAGGTTCTCGCGGCCCGGCCCGACGCGGCGCACGCCGACTACCGTGCGCGCGGGGATCACTGGCGCGGCGACGAGAAGGAGATCGACGCCTGGAAGGGGGGCCGCACAGGCTGCCCGATCGTGGACGCGGCGATGCGCCACCTGCTGTACGAGGGCTGGATGCCGGGCCGCGGGCGGCTGCTGGCGGCGAGCTATCTCACCAAGACCCTGTACGTGGACTGGCGCATCGGCGCCCGGCACTTCCTGGACTTGCTGGTGGACGGGGACATCGCCGACAACCAGCTCAACTGGCAGTGGGTGGCGGGCACCGGGACGGACACGCGCCCCAACCGGGTCCTCGATCCGCTCGCCCAGGCGAAGCGCATCGACCCGCACGGCGACTACGTACGCCGCTGGGTTCCGGAGCTGGCGCACCTGGCCGCGCCCGCGATCCATCAGCCGTGGAAGCTCGACGGGCTGGACCGGGCGAGGCTGGACTACCCCGATCCACTGGTGGACCAGGCGGAGGGACGGGCGAGGTTCGAGCGGGCGCGGGGACTGGGCTGATCGCCGGGGGCGGCCGAGCCGCCCCCGGACAGTCGCTCAGCCTCTCCGTCGCCTACGCAGCCATCTCATCCTTCGTCAGGAGCAGTTGCCCCACATCGAGATGGCCGGCGCGAAACCCCGCTTCGGTGCGGGCGAGATAGAAGGTCCACATCCGGTGGAAGGTCTCGTCGAGGCCGAGGGCCGCGACCTCGGCGGCGCGTTGGGTGAAACGTTGGCGCCACAGGCGCAGCGTCTCGGCATAGTGCGGGCCGAAGCCGTCGCATGCCGCCACCCGCAGTCCGGTGCAGCCGTGGACGAGCTGCTCGATCGCCTCGGCCGAGGGCGGCAGCGCGGCGGAGGGGATGTACTTCTGGATCCACGCGAAGGCGGTGCGGGCCTCCGGCAGGCGCTCGTGCGGCACGGTGATCGTCTGAAGCGCGATCCGCCCGCCGGGCACGAGCAGCCGGTCCAGCATCATGAAGTACTCCGGCCGGCGCTCCTCGGCGACGGTCTCGATCGTCTCCACGCTGACGATCGCGTCGTACCGGCCGAGCACCTTGCCGTATTCGCGCAGCAGGACGGTCACCCTGCCCTCCAGCCCCGCTTCGCGTACGCGCCGCTGCGCCAGCGCCTGTTGCTCCCTCGAGAGGGTCACGGTCAGGACGCGCGCGCCGCGCTGACCCGCCCGGATCGCCAACTCACCCCAGCCGGTGCCGATTTCCAGCAGCTGGGTGCCGGATCCGACCTGCGCCAGGTCGAGCAGCCGGTCGATCTTGCGGTGCTGCGCCGCGGGCAGCAGATTCCGTTCGGCCGGGAAGCCGCGGAAGAGGGCGGAGGAGTACGAGAGGGTCTCGTCGAGGAAGAGCGCGGACAGTTCGCTCGACCGAGCGCAGTGGCGGCGGACGTTGTCGCCCGAGCGCTCGGGTCCCCTGCGATGCCCGGCCTGGCGGCGGAGCGTCCAGGTCCCGCGCCGCCGTCGGAGCGGCGCGGGAAAGAGGGTCGCCTCATGCTCGGCGAGCACGGTCAGCACTCGGACGAGGTCGCGCGCCTCCCATTCGCCCGCCATGTACGACTCGCCGAGGCCGGTGGGTCCGGCGGCGCCGATACGGCGGAAGAAGGCCTGCAGGTCGTGCACTTCCATGAGCGGCCCGCCCAGGCCGATCGGCTCGCCGCCCCCGAAGCGCACGCGCAGCGGCAGCCTGCCGAGCGTGTGCCGGACGAGCCGTTCGGCGGCGACGGTCCGCAGCCGGGAAGCGTGGGGCAGGCGGGCCACATCGGGCCAGTTCCACGGGTCGACGGACGCGGCTCTCGACGATGCTGGGGACACGGAGACGCTCACTTCACACCCTCCTGGGTCGGCTGTGCTCGCTGGGCATTCGGCGCGGCGGCGGCTCCGGATTGGTCGGGGGCGGGATCTTTCGGCGCACTCGGGGGCGAGGCGTGCGGGCGGAGTACGAGGGTGAGGAGTAGGGGCGTGAGGAGATGGGCCCTGTACGGACACGGCCGTGTGACACCGGTGAAACAGCCCGTCCCTAATTTCTGTCACCCGACAGGAATCGGCCACAGGAATCAGCGACAGGGGCTGCCATGACCGCCACCGCACCCACCGACGTACGGCCGGATCCTCCCGAGGCCGGCCAGAGCGACTCTGCCGCGCTGGCGGGCTTCGGCTACCGGCAGGAACTGCACCGCAGCATGGGGCGGTACGCCTCCTTCGCCGCCGGGTTCTCCTTCATCTCGGTCCTGACCACCGTCTTCCAGTTCTTCGCGTTCGGCTTCTCCTTCGGCGGCGCGGCCTTCTTCTGGACCTGGCCGGCCGTACTCGTCGGCCAGCTGCTGGTGGCGGCCTGCTTCGCCGAACTCGCCGCCCGCTACCCGCTGTCGGGCGCCATCTACCAGTGGTCGACGCGGCTCAGCACTCCGTCCTTCGGCTGGTTCGCGGGCTGGATCATGGTGATCGGCCAGGTCGTGGTGGTCGCGGCCGCTGCCCTGGCACTCCAGGTCGTACTCCCCGCGATCTGGTCCGGCTTCCAGCTGTTCGGCGGCGACCCGTCGCCCCTCACACCGTCGGGCGCCACGAACGCCGCGCTGCTCGCGGTCGTACTCCTCGCCCTGACCACCGCCGTCAACCTCCTCGACAACCGCGTCATGTCGGCCGTCAACCGCGTCGGCGTGACCGCCGAGATCATCGGGGCGGTGCTGATCGTCGTCCTCCTGCTGACCCACACCGAGCGGGGCGCGGGTGTCACGCTGCACACCGGCGGCCAGGGCGGCGCGATCGGCGCGCTGCTCGTCGGTTCCTTCACCGCGGCGTACGTCCTCATCGGTTTCGACAGCGCGGGCGAACTCAGCGAGGAGACACGCAGTCCGCGCCGTACCGCCCCGCGCACAATCCTTCTCGCACTCGTCTCGGCCGGCGTCCTCGGCGGACTGCTGGTGCTCGGCGGGCTACTGGCCGCGCCGAGCCTGACCGACGGGCGGCTCGCGACGCAGGGCCTGTCGTACGTCCTCACCAGCAGCCTCGGCGACGGTGTCGGCAAGGCGCTGCTCATCGATGTGGTGATCGCGATCGCCGTGGCCACGCTGGCGATCCAGACGGCCGGTTCGCGGATGCTCTTCTCGATGGCACGCGACGGGGTGCTGCCCTTCTCCTCCCGCCTCGCGAAGGTCTCCCGGCGCACCGGAATGCCGGCCGGCCCCGCGCTGGTCGTGGGCGCGGCGGCCGCGGCGCTGGGCCTGCTCAACCTCGCCTCGCCGGAGGCCTTCCTCGCCATCGGCACGACGTGCATCGCCATGCTCTA
The Streptomyces lunaelactis genome window above contains:
- a CDS encoding helix-turn-helix domain-containing protein — encoded protein: MAAKDAKDPKESAPLRVGAAVRRRRRVLDLTLATVAERSGLSVPFLSQIENERARPSMRSLHRVADALETTTGRLLAASDAARTVRLVRAPHGGALPPTARARRLVRGQHQLQALEFTGEQDAGREFEHRNDELMYVADGAAEVEAEGRAYRLARGDTLFLSGGVRHRWRATAPDTRIIVVTVSDHIETPEA
- a CDS encoding siderophore-interacting protein: MAERPARKAAKAVKVRETRVVRTEQLTPHMVRVVLGGEGLAGFAVDEFTDYYIKLLFAPEGVTYPEPFDVDRIREEFPREQWPANRTYTVRSWDPVQRELTVDFVVHGDEGLAGPWAAKAQVGETMYILGPGGGYAPDPSADWHLLVGDESALPAIAASLERMPAGAVVHALVEVDGPDEEQKIVTPDGIEINWLHRGSRPAGEELVAAVTALDFPAGSVCAFVHGEAGFVRELRRHLRLDRQVPPEQLSISGYWRQGKTDEAWRAVKREWNEQVERETEKPSAA
- a CDS encoding sigma-70 family RNA polymerase sigma factor, whose amino-acid sequence is MKEAVHIGGPAPAGPDLQQLLGLVARGDQEAFSRVYDSVCGPVLGLVRAVLRDPAQSEEVTQEVLIEVWRTAARFQPSRGSAMTWILTLAHRRAVDRVRSAQSATDRERRAALLEQTPAYDEVIEQVEARLEREQVRRCLRSLTELQRQSVTLAYYRGLAYREVAELLSVPLGTVKTRLRDGLIRLRDCLGVTV
- a CDS encoding S8 family serine peptidase, producing the protein MPKTFGIALLALVLAAASPTPAVAQTAASPTPAVAKASAQSDQIPGRYIVTLKDTAAPDGAEMNEAVDTAVEQASTLGARVQHVYRYALHGYSASMSPSVAATLADDPRVRSVEPDRLVHATAQSTPTGVDRAEADKSPTAAIDGVDTRVNADVAVIDTGIAPNHPDLNVYRAGGKNCWLSLLPPSDFHGHGTHVAGTIGALDNGTGVVGTAPGVRLWPVQVLSPLGSGSTSNVICGIDHVTEHADEIDVANMSLGGSGTDDGNCGKTNNDAMHQAICNSVAQGVTYAVAAGNDHSDAANMVPAAYDEVITVSALADFDGKPGGLAGATCRSDVDDTFANFSNYGPDVDLIAPGVCIRSTSSSGGYTTMSGTSMAAPHVAGGAALYRATHPGASPQTVKAALQAAGSFDWTWPSQDGDGTKERLLRLTSF
- a CDS encoding anti-sigma factor, encoding MSSTADLHTLTGAYVLHALAPDERAEFERHLQMCPACTQEVRELAETVGRLGLAVAVAPPPALKQRVMRQVSTERQDPPRVSRRARPGRALSRFALAACLAAAAGLGGVAVWQYQEVQDARQEAQRSQRQAEELASVLAAPDARVTTGKLTDGATGTVVVSRARNKAAFLASGMPKPPQGKVYQLWFSDGGKMRPAGLMDPAAATSAVLMNGPVGAAVAMGITVEPAGGSPEPTSDPLALLNFPA
- a CDS encoding TDT family transporter; translation: MVIAVQPRTHAAASVLAAVRLPSLRHFGPNWYATVMGTAIVANAGAALPVDIPGLRTARTAVWALSAVLLAVVLAARAAHWAHHRDQARAHLLDPAVAPFYGCLSMALLAVGIGTLTVGEGVIGEPAAVATAATLFGAGTLTGLAAAVVVPYLMVVRHKVAPGTASPVWLLPVVAPMVSASFGPLLVPHLPAGQWREAMLLGSYAMFGVSLLASLLILPMVFARLVHHGPLPLALTPTLFLVLGPLGQSTTALSKLADVAPGAIRAPYAEGLAAFAVIYGVPVMGFALMWLALAGAMVVRAARGGMPFALTWWAFTFPVGTCVTGAEGLARHTGLVALEWLAVGLYAFLVAAWAVTGVRTLCGLFGGALLAAPVKNGSTGVGAHRCRCAPTS
- a CDS encoding helical backbone metal receptor encodes the protein MRVVSLVPSLTEAVAVSAPGLLVGATDWCSHPADLEVVRIGGTKNPDAAAVLRLRPDLVIANEEENREPDLAALREAGIEVLVTEVRDLGQAFAELERVLVAGCGLTRPRWLDEAEAAWASAVPLGEWRAIVPVWRRPWMVLGRDTFAGDLLGRLGVGNVYAGHAERYPRISLEELRDCGAQLAVLPDEPYRFAANDGPEAFPALPAALVSGRHLTWYGPSLAEAPSVLGVALRRATRQLG
- a CDS encoding MerR family transcriptional regulator — its product is MPTIKYYVREGMLPAGQLTSPNQASYDDAHERRLRLIRALLDVGGLKVAAIAEILAAVDDPGRTVHDVLGEATSPIVPRYPGGAPDGELEAAREDVRALVKRCGWRVDSEAPAAEALAGALVALGRVGHAAFAAEVLDDYAAAAEQVARVDLAYVGRRAGLDDLVESVVIGTVLGDAVFVSLRRLAHIDGSARAFGGDKTAR
- a CDS encoding 5'-3' exonuclease, which translates into the protein MLLDTASLYFRAYFGVPDSVRAPDGTPVNAVRGLLDFITRLVQDHHPDDLVACWDNDWRPQWRVDLIPSYKAHRVAVETELGPDEEEIPDTLSPQVPVIMDVLEALGIARVGADGYEADDVIGTLTGRATGPVDIVTGDRDLFQLVDDARGRRVLYPLKGVGTLQVTDEAWLREKYGVDGPGYIDLALLRGDPSDGLPGVAGIGEKTAAKLLDSFGDLGGIMAAVDDPRAKLTPSQRKRLDEARDYVAVAPKVVRVAADVPLPDFDPALPSEPRDPATLEELASQWGLGGALQRLLSTLQG